A window of Hugenholtzia roseola DSM 9546 genomic DNA:
NNNNNNNNNNNNNNNNNNNNNNNNNNNNNNNNNNNNNNNNNNNNNNNNNNNNNNNNNNNNNNNNNNNNNNNNNNNNNNNNNNNNNNNNNNNNNNNNNNNNNNNNNNNNNNNNNNNNNNNNNNNNNNNNNNNNNNNNNNNNNNNNNNNNNNNNNNNNNNNNNNNNNNNNNNNNNNNNNNNNNNNNNNNNNNNNNNNNNNNNNNNNNNNNNNNNNNNNNNNNNNNNNNNNNNNNNNNNNNNNNNNNNNNNNNNNNNNNNNNNNNNNNNNNNNNNNNNNNNNNNNNNNNNNNNNNNNNNNNNNNNNNNNNNNNNNNNNNNNNNNNNNNNNNNNNNNNNNNNNNNNNNNNNNNNNNNNNNNNNNNNNNNNNNNNNNNNNNNNNNNNNNNNNNNNNNNNNNNNNNNNNNNNNNNNNNNNNNNNNNNNNNNNNNNNNNNNNNNNNNNNNNNNNNNNNNNNNNNNNNNNNNNNNNNNNNNNNNNNNNNNNNNNNNNNNNNNNNNNNNNNNNNNNNNNNNNNNNNNNNNNNNNNNNNNNNNNNNNNNNNNNNNNNNNNNNNNNNNNNNNNNNNNNNNNNNNNNNNNNNNNNNNNNNNNNNNNNNNNNNNNNNNNNNNNNNNNNNAGTCGCAATCCTTGTTTTAATGGAAGAGGGTTTTTAAGAGCAGTCGATTAACTATTTCAAAGAACGTGGTCTGTACCACTTTAAAGCCCCCTTTTGGCGACATCACAAAGGTAGGAAAGACTTTTTTCAAATCCAAATCGAAGCCCAAAAATAGTCGAAAAAATTTTAAAGAAGCGTTTTTTACCCCAAAGTCGAAAGATTTGTAACTATTTTACAAAACTATTGACAGAAAGTCAGCCACTCCAATTTTTTAATGCTACTCTTTTTAGCAAAAAACATCAAAACAAAATCATCATATCCCTATACGCGCAATAGTGGCACTTTTTTTTCAGAAAAGGCGAATTTAATTATTTTTACAAATTACTACTTTTTTGTAGCGAAAAAATAAAAACACCGTTATTTTCAGGACAAAATGGCAGAATTTGAACTAAAATGAACCGTCGCCGAGGGCGTTGCCCGTCGGCGAGGTCTAAAAAAAACAGAATGGCGAAACTGGAGCTTCGCGCTACAAGCAAAACCTCGACGACGGCTAACAGCCTCGTCGACGGTTGGATGACGAAGCGGGAGCTTCGCGCTACAAGCAAAAACCTCGACGACGGCTAACAGCCTCGTCGACGGTTGAAGGAAAAAATAAAGAAATATAGGGCAGTTTGAAAACAGAGCGTTGCACAAGTCTGTTTTTTTTCGTACTATTGACATAGAATTGACCCTATTCGCATTTCGAACCCCACTTTCCTACCTGCCTTTGTAGCGGGTTTTGCAAGAATCTAACAGTTTTTAATAAAAATCTATGAAAACGACGTATCGGCTTACCCTTTTTACGCTGCTTTATAGCCTCTTTTTGGCTTTTGCCCTGCTACCAACAGCGACGGCGACTCACATTGTAGGTGGCGAACTTGAAATGGTGCATCTGGGTGGCAATCGCTACCGAATCGGACTCAACAAATACTTCGACGATGTCAATGGCAACCCCGATGCCATCTATCCGACAGCGATTATCGGCATTTTTTCGAAGGCTACCAATCAGCAGCGGCTGCGCGTAGAATTGCCCTTGCGCTCGAATAATTTAGTGCCTTATACTCAACCGCTTTGTGCTATCGGCGATTTGAAGGTGCGCCATATTTATTATTCTTTGGAAGTAACTTTAGACCCCAATAGTTTTGCCGAGCCTGCGGGCTATTATATGGTTTGGGAGCGTTGTTGTAGGAACAATATCATCGATAACATCATCGACCCACAGTTTGCAGGGCAGACCATGTACTTAGAATTTCCCCCCTTAGTGCGCAATGGCGGTCGCTTTCTCAATTCTTCGCCTGCCATTTTTCCGCCTCTTTCCGATTATGCCTGTGTCAATCAGCCTTTTTTCTTTGATTTTAGCGGTACAGATGCCGACGGCGACGAGTTGCGTTATAGCTTAGTTGCGCCTTTGAGTGGCAATAGCAGTTTTTCCGACCCCAGACCCGAACCAAGCCCTGCCCCCTATCCAACGGTGCAGTTTATCGGCGGCATTGGCGTAGGCAATATGATACCGGGCAGTCCGCCCCTGCAAATTAGCAATAGCGGCATTTTATCTGTAACTGCCTCACAAACAGGGCTTTATGTTTTTGCCGTTTTGATAGAAGAATTTAGAAACGGACAGAAAATTGGCGAAGTGCGCCGCGACTACCAGCTTTTGGTCATCGACTGCCCCACCGCCAACGCGCCTGAAGCACGCTACAAATCCAACGATTCGCCTAATTTTTATACCGAAGGCACAGTTTTAGAGTTTGAAGCAGGCGAAGATAATTGTGGCAAACTTTTTATCACCGATATAGATGTCAATTCGCAAATCAAGGTGCGTGCGCTCCCTGTCAATTTTGATGACGCAGGGGGAATTTTGCAGCAAACCATAGGAACGGTCAATGGCGCAGGCGATGTCCTGACCATAGATGCCTGTTTTCCGAAATGCCCCAATCCGAGTGGCGAACCCTATATCGTGGATTTTGTGATTGAAGACAACAGTTGTGCTGTGCCGCTTATGGATACGGTGCGCGTGCTGGTCAATATCGTAGTGCCGCCCAATTTGCCGCCCACCATTATCACTGATGCCGTCTTCGACCCCGTAACGCAATGTTATGAAGCCACCGTCAAGATAGGCGAACTGCTGACGGTAGAAGTTACGGGCGACGACCAAAATGACGACATCATCAGCCTTTCCGCTTTGGGCGATTTGCCCGCAGGCTCTAATTTTACAGGCGGCAAGGGTGCGCCCCCATCAAAGGCACTTTTACGTGGCAGCCGCCTTGTGATGCCCTAAACCCCGACGAAACCGAGCGCATCTACAACATTCGTTTTCAAGCCCAAGACGAGCGGGCTTGCGATTCTGCTATGATGGCAGAAACCTGTTTGAATGTAAAAGTCATTCGCGACACTACCGAAAACCTACCGCCCGAAATTACGACCAACCTCGATTTCGACCCCATGGCAGGCGTGTATCGATACGATTCCGTTTTTGTAGGCGAAACGGTTACTTTTCCCATCAACGCCACCGACCCCGAAGGCGATAGCCTTGCGCTTAGTTTTCTGCCCTTTAATTTTAGTGCAGATGGGCGCAATATTACCTTTGCACCCACCAATGGCTTTTCGCCCCTCAACGCCACCTTCACTTGGCAGACCTCTTGTAAGGATTTGGACAACCCAAGAGTGGCACAAGAATTTATCATGGACTTTATCGTCCGCGATTTCGACGCGTGTGGTGTAGCCGAAAACGCCGACACGCTGCGTGTGGTTGTGGTCTTGCTGCCGCGCCCCAACCTGCCGCCACTTATCACGACCGACATTCCCAACTTCGAAGCCGCCACCAAAACCTACCGCGACACGCTCACTTTGGGCGTACCCTATCAATTTAAAATCTTTGGCGACGACCCTAATAACGACAAAATCTTTATCACAGGAAATGGCGTTGGGTTTAATTTTGCCGACTTAGGGATTCAATTTACCCCCGTAGAGGGCTTTCCTATCTTAGAAACCGAAGTTGTGTGGAATACGCCTTGCGATTTGGTAGAAAAAATCAACTTAGGGCAGCCGATAGAAATGCGCTTCCAAATCCGCGACGAAAATCCCTGCGAAAATTCGCTCAACGAGGAAATTATCGTGATTTTAGTCGTGATGCCTCCCAATCCAAACAACCAAGCACCCGAAGCAAGCACTTCGCTGGTCTTCAATCCTGCCCAAGAACGCTATGAAATAGAGGTAGAAGTAGGGCAGCAGGTCAATTTTGATGTCTTTGCAGACGACCCCGAAAACAATTACCTACTCCTAAGCGGTGAAGGCGTTGGGTTTAATTTTGCCGACTTCGGCATGGAATTTACAGACGTAGAAGGCGTGCCACAGCTTGTTTCGCCCTTCAAATGGCAGACCCTTTGCGAGCATCTGGAAGGGCGCAACGAAAGGGAATTTCTCTTGCGCTTTATCGCTACCGAAAAAGTGGATTGTCAGCCTATTTTGGCAGATACCGCGCTGGTCTTGATACGCCTCCGCTATGCAGCACGCCCCAACGAAGCACCCGAAGTTTCCACTTCCCTTACTTTCGACAACGCCGCAGGGCTTTATCGTGTCCGCGCCGAAGTCAATCAGCCCCTTACCTTCAACGTCTTTGGCGACGACCCCGACTTAGACTTTATCGGCTTAGAAGGCTATGGCGTTGGGTATGATTTAAACGATTTGGGCATGCAGTTTGAAAATAGCTTCGGACAAGCCCCTCTTAGCAGTCCCTTCCGCTGGACTCCCGCTTGTGAAAATTTGGGTGCAAATAATCGCGACACTACTTACTTGGTAGAATTTTTAGTTACCGACATCGGCAACTGTGATAGAATCCTAACCGATACCGTCCGCGTAGAAATTTTGCTCACGCCTGATTTACGCAATACGCCCCCAACGATTGCGACAACCCTGACCGATTCGCTCAATGGCGTTTTTATCGTAGATGTCCCTGTGGGTACAAATATTAGTTTCGACTTGATAGGCGATGATGCCGACAACGAGCGTATTAGCCTTTCTGGTTTTGGGGTAGGGTTTAATTTGGCAGACTTGGGCATGCAGTTTGAAAATGTAGAAGGGCTGCCTACCCAAAGTAGCACTTTTAGCTGGACTCCCGATTGCAGCTTTTTGGACGGCGCAAGTGAAAAGACTGTAGAAACGCTTTTCATTGTGGAAGATGAAACCAAGTGCGGCTTGCGTGCCTCTGCGCCGCTTTCGGTGCGCATTACGGTACGCGACAACATTCAAGTAGAAAACTTCCTACCTGCCAACGTCTTTACCCCCAATAACGACGGCTTCAATGACACTTTCAGGATTCCAAACCTACCCCTCAATACCTGCGATAATCCGTTTGTAGGCATCAAAATCTTCAACCGCTGGGGTGTGTTGGTCTTTGAAAGTCAGGATAGAAACTTCGAATGGGACGGAAAAGGGTTTGCCGCAGGCACGTATTTCTACCTGATAGAATTTAAAGACCAAACCTATAAAAATTGGGTTTCGCTTTTGGTGGAATAAAAATTTTTGAACCGTCGCCGAGGGCGTTGCCCGTCGGCGAGGTTTTTTTTAAGTGTAGGGACAAGGCAGTGCCTTGTCCGAAGGGAGATTGAAATAAAAAAAGGTTTTCAGAGCCAAAATAGGCTTCAAGCCAAATTTTATTTCAGATAAAATTCGAACCTGCTGCATTTTTTTGGTTTTAGAAAAGCGACTTAGTTTGCAGTTTTTGCTCCTCTCCGTTTTTATAGCGTCTTCGCTCTATCATTTTTCCGTTTTCGTCATAGAATTTCCATACGCCATCGGGCAAATCATCTTTGTAGTTGCCACTGATGCGCAATTTTCCGTCTTGATAGACACGATAAAAGCCGTCTTTTTTGCCGCCCCGTATCTGAAATTTGAGCCGTTTTCCTTCCTCATCGGTGCGTTCCAAAGTCTTGCGGATTCGGTAAAAATCTGCCGAGCCAACTTCGGAAATATCGACCATTTCCTGCGGATTGATATTTAACAAATCCTGTAAACTGCCCATCAATTCTTCGGTTGCCTCTGTTTGCTCCTGCTCGCTGCCCAGAAAGGCGGTCATTCTATCTAAAAGCGAACTTTGCGAAGTAATGGGGATATTGTCCAATTTTTCGCGCCTTAGTGCCAAAACTAATTGCTCTTTCTGCCTTACCTCTTGTGGCATCTCGAAAAGGGTAGCCAAGCGGGTATCAAAATTTCCGCGCGATTCGCTTAGTTGTAGGGCAAATTGTGAAAAACAGATAAGATAATCTTCATTTCTTTTCATACTTTTCCACGTATCAGGCTCTACCATACTGACCATCGAGCGCATCAGAATTGGAGTCTTGGTATAAAAGAAAAAGTTTGAGCTTTGGTCAAATTCCTGAAAAAGGGTCTGAAAATCAGCGTCTTCCGTCAGGACAAGGCGAATACGGTAGTCGTCTATGATGCCTTGTAAGGTGGTCGGGCTGTTGCTAAAAATGACGTAATCTTCTATGATGGTAAAATACGGTTTTTCAATTTTATCAAAATATTTTCCTAAAATAAACTGAAAAAAACCTTTTATCGCCAAAAAGCTAATCTTATGCCCACGATGTTCTAAGGTTTTGAATTTGGCGGGTGAGCGTTTTCGAATTTGGTCGGCAATAAATTGCAGGTTCTTTTTTGCCTCATTGATATTTTTGGTCTTGATAATCAGGGCAAATTCATCATTTGCCTTTCTGCCGCTGCTATGCGGTTCGGTCTGGACAACGGCAATTTCATTTCCTACCCAAGAGAAAAAATGCTCCTCTAAACTTATCTTTAAAAAAGACTCTACCCGTTCTACATTACGTTTATAGGAATTGTACTGCACTGTATCGGAATCTTTTAATAGCGATTGAAAATTGGTAGTAAAAGTTTCTAAATTATCAAAAGTAAGACTAAAATAGAAAGCCGCTCTTTGCGAAATAATGCGAGGCGCAGTGATTTTGCCATTCCCCGAAAGGGCAAGCGCACGCAAATAAGTGGCTAAGGTATCGTTCAGACTGCTATATCCGTCCAAAGAAAGAAGTGTTTGCTTGTCGTTTTCTTTTGTCTTCAAAGTGCCTCCCGAAAAAAGTGTCGCCTCTGCAATGCTCTGCATATAGGGATTGTCCTGCGCCAAGACCGCCTGCATGTAGTTTTGCAAGTAGCGATAATTAACATACAAATTTCCGATACCATTATTGGAAAGGTTCGATTCGACCATCTTAAACTGTTTTTGGTCGCTAAAATAGGGGGCAAAATGTTGGTCTATGGCAGCTTCTACCAAAAGGCGCGTATAAGAACAAACCAAAAGATTATCTATAAAAGCTACTGTCAAGACGCTTTTATCAGCCTTATTTTCAAACAAAAAAAGCGGATACGCCTTGTAAGAAGCCGTATCGAGGGTCTGCCCATATTCTTTCAAATAAGGACTCACTAAGTTTTGAAATTGTGATTCTATTTTAATAGGCAAATCTACGACATATAAAAAGTCATATTCTTTCTGATTGTAGAGGTGCGCCGAAATAACGACATCGCGTTTTGCCACCCATTGCAGCCACTCTTTTTGCTCATGGATAAAGTCGGTGAGCGTCTGTGCCGCACTTGCTACATCTTTGAGGCTATCTTGTTTGGAAAGGTGCTTCCAAATGGCACTTTCGCTAATTTTCTGCCACGCCTCCATCGGATTTTCTGTTTCTATCATATAAACCGCATCTTCGGGGATAACCCTGAAAGGCTCATGGCTTACAAAAACCAAATTAAAATATCGCAACACCAAAAAGAGAAGTAGCAGACCTGCCGCCACGAAAAAAAGCCCAAAAGCTCCTTTGCGCAATTTTTTTTTCGTACTTGTGTTCATAAAGGCTATCTAAAAATAGAAGTCGAGTAATAAGAGTAAAGATAAGGCAATGCCACCATAAATCCAACCTTTGCAGAAAAAAGAAGGACGCTATCCCGTTTTACAGGTTCTAATCAAAAATGTTTTTCACTTTATTATTTGTTTTAATTTTATATAATTTTTTCAAAAAACAACACTATTTAAAAATTTACTTTTAAATTTAAAAACGCACTGTATAGGGCTTTGATTTTCTAAAATCTTGAAAAAGAAGCACTTACACAAAGTTTGTCGTATCGAATCTAAAAAATAAAAACCTGCCACCGAAAGAAAAGAACGGTTTTTTGAAAAAAAGTAGAGCTTGTATAGCGATTGTATAGGAAAGAAAGCAAACCAATATTGCGACACAGGTGTATATTTGTCAAACCTTCGGGGCAGCCTCCTCAAAAGAAAAAATGCAGAAAAAATAAAGAGAAAACAGAGAGAAAACACAAGGAAACTTCCATAGCACCAACAGAGAAAGAAAGCATTGCGTTCCGCGCCCCAACTATTTTGTTTCGCTTTTACGATAAATAGTATCCCAACCGTACTATTTCATACTGAAAAAGCCCTCCCTATTTAGAGAGGGTTTTTTATTTGAACTTCACTTTGAGCCTGATGCCTGCTAAAAAATGCCGCTATTTTCTGTACTTCAAAAATACGCAAAACGGCTCTTTGCTACGTCAGATAGGATTTTGAGAGCGGAATCGCCACTTCTGACAAAAAAATATGGAAAAAAAATATTAGACTTGGCTTCTCTTGTATCGCCTTTCTAAGGAAACACCTCCAAACTCATCAATCTATTTTAGAAAATGACACAGAAAAAAACACTGCTTTTTGCCCTCTTTTTCTTTTGCGCCTTTCCACTTCAAGCACAACTGCTTTGGGAAATTACAGGAAAAGGACTAACCAAACCCTCCTACCTCTACGGCACTATGCACGTAAGCGACGCGCGTGCCTACACACATATAGAAAAAATTTCGCCTTACCTCAATACCTGCGAAGTCTTGGCAGGAGAAATGGATTTGGACATAGACCCCAATGCTTCTGCGGCAGCCATGATGCCTAAAATGTTTATCAAAGGCGATACCACGCTCAAAGCGTTGCTCGACTCGGCACAGTATCAGGAAGTAAAAACTGCCCTACAAGCCAAAATGCCCATGATGGTCGCGATGATGGATAAAATACAGCCTATTTTTTTAGTGGTCTTTCTCTCTGATGCTGCCAATGCAAAAAAGACGGCGAGTGCCGATTCGAGTAGCCGACCGCCGCTGGATTTGTACCTACAAAGGAAGGCAAAAGAAGAAGGCAAAGAAGTAATAGGATTGGAAACGTTGGGCGAACAGCTCGATGCCTTTACCTCTATTTCTTTGCAGGAGCAGGCAAAATTATTGGTCGAAAGTGTAGAAGGGTTGAAAAATGCCCAAGAAAATGGCGGCAAAGACCCTACTATTGAAAAAATGCTCGACTGGTATGCCGAAGAAAATCTGGACGAACTTCAAAAAATTGCAACCCAAAGTAGTTCGTTACAGCTCAATGAAAACCTCCTGCTCAAACGAAACTACCTGATGGCAGAGCGCATTGCACCCAAAATAGCCGAAAAAACGCACTTTATCGCCATTGGCGCAGCCCATCTGGGAGGCGAAGAAGGCGTTATCGCACTTTTGAAGAAGGAAGGTTTTGAAGTGAAACCCATTCAGTAGTTTTTAGAAAAACCTATCTACTTTTTGAAAAGTAGATAGGTTTTGAATTTTGAAAGGTCTATCAGACAAAAATTAGACAAAAGAAAGCCAAACAGGGCAGTGGTCGGAATGAACAGCCTCGCTGCGAATTTGACAATCTTGCAGACGAGGGGCAAAACTATCAGTTACTAAATGGTAGTCGATGCGCCAGCCCAAATTTTTCTCACGCGCTTTGCTGCGATAGCTCCACCAAGTATATTGCTCTGCCGCCTGCGAAAAGACGCGAAAAGCATCTACCCAACCTAAGTTGATGAAATCATCAAACCACGCCCGTTCTTGGGGCAGAAAGCCCGTCATTTTTTCGTGCTTTTTAGGGAAATTGATGTCGATGGGCTTGTGGCAAATGTTGTAATCGCCGCTTAGGATAAGATTGGGGATAGTTTTGCGCAAAGCCTCGATGTATTGGGTAAAATCTTCCAACCATTCGTACTTAAAATCCTGCCTGCTATCGCCCGAAGTTCCCGAAGGCATATAGACGCTCACGACCGAAAAGGTATCGAAGTCGGCACGCAGCACGCGCCCTTCCGCATCATATTTGGGGTTGTCCATGCCATAAACGACCGCTTTTGGGCTGATTTTGGTTAGGATAGCCACTCCGCTATACCCTGCTTTTTGGGCAGGAAAAAAGTAGCTTTCATAACCTAAGTTGGCTAAAAAGGCAAGCTCTTTTTCTAACTGCTTGGGCGTAGCCTTCACCTCTTGTAAGCACACGATGTCGGGGTTTTCGGCTTCAAGCCATTCTAAAAAGCCCTTTTTCACTGCTGCACGAAAGCCATTGAGATTATAGGTAATCAAAGTTGGCATAGTATTTTTTTAAAAAAGAAAATAAAAATATTGTTAAAAATATTGTTAGGATTTTATTTTGTGAAAGGTAAATTATAGCTTGTTGCCGCGTAAAAATTCGCTGATGCTCATTTTCTTTTTGCCCTCTGCCTGCAACTGCTGTATTGCCAAATAGCCGTCGGGGATTCGGATATGCAAAAAACTTTTGCCGTCGGTGCGAAATTCACCCATCATAAGTTCGCTGGGGGCATCATCTTCTATAAAATCGGCTTCGAAGACTTTGTAGGCTTTGTCGTTGAGGCGCATACGTGCCATGGGGTAGGGCGCAAGTCCGCGCATAAAGTTGAGAATATCCTCGCCCTTTCGCCTAAAATTGATAAAGGTATGTTCGGTAAAGATTTTGGGGGCAGGTTTGAGGCTTTCGGGGTCTTTGATGATTTGCTTTTGCAGCGTATAATCGCCTTTTTCTATCAGCCTAACCGTTTTGAGAATTAGCTCCGCACCCTTGATTTTGAGCCTATCATAGAGCGTCCCTGCGGTGTCGTCTTCTTGTATGGCTTCTTTTTCTTGTAGGATAATATCGCCTGTATCAATTTGGTGTTGAAGGAAAAAAGTAGTAAGCCCTGTTTCCTTTTCGCCATTGATGATTGCCCAATTGATAGGGGCAGCACCGCGATATTGGGGCAACAAAGAGGCATGCAGATTGAGCGTTCCCAGCGGCGGCATATTCCAAACCGCTTCGGGCAACATTCTAAAAGCCACTACAATTTGCAGGTGTGCGTTCAAAGCCTTCAATTCTGCCTGAAAATCGGGGTCTTTCAAGTTGGTAGGCTGAAAAATGGGCAAATTAAGCCTGCGAGCCGCCTGTTTTACCTCCGATTCCTGCACTTTAAGCCCCCTGCCTGCGGGCTTGTCGGGAGCGGTAACTACGCCTACTACTTTGTAGCCGTTTTGTACCAAAATTTCTAAGGACGGAACGGCAAAATCGGGCGTTCCCATGTATATGATGCGCATAAAGGAGCTAAATTTTAGTGCTAAATTTTAATAAAGATTAGAAAAGAACAGTTGCCCTGCCGCCTCTACGCTCATTTTCAGAGCGACATGATAAAATCTATCAGATTTTCATCTGTATTAAGTTCAAATTTTTTGCGCAATCGGTAGCGGCTCATATTGACGCTATCGGGCAAGATATTGAGCAAGACTGCCATTTCTTTGGTGCTAAGATTGAGGCGAAGCAAGGCACAGAGGCGCAATTCGTTGGGCGTTAGGGCAGGAAACTGCCTTTTGAGGCGGGGGAAAAAATCGGTATAGACTTGCTCGAAGCGGCGTTGGAACTCCTCCCACTCTTGGCTAAAACTTTGTTCGTTATGGGTCAGAATTTGAATCCGCTTCTTGATTTTGGCATCAATGTCTTCTTTTTCAATCTGCCCTACCACTTCTTCTAAGGCTTGCCGTTTTTGCACCAAAAGAATGGTAAAGGAAAGAAGCTCCTGATTTTTACGCGCCAAAAGTTGCTGTTGGTATTGCAACTGCCCTTCGAGGACTTCTTGTTCCAAAAGGGTATTTTTCAGTTGTAATTCGGTCTTTTCCTTCGCTAAAGCTTGGTTCTTGATTTTGGCTTGCTGTTTTTTATACAAAACCAGACCAAAGGCAAGCAGCAGCAAGACCAGACCCACGCCGCTTATCAAGACTTTTTCTTTGCGCTCATTTTCCAAATCTAAGGCTAAAATTTGGTTTTGTTGCTGTGAAATTTCTTTTTCTTTCTTTTCCGTTTCATAGCGCACCTCCATTTGAGCGACGGCGTTGGTCTTTTCTATGCCAAACAGAGAATCGACCCAAAAAAGTTTTTCGGCTAAGTTGAAATACGCATTTTGATAATCTTTTTTCCCTGCAAAAGCTTCTGCCAAAGTGCCGTAGGCATTTTTTATCCACTCCTTGTGTTGGGCTTCGAGTGCTAATTGTTTGCCTTTTTCGGCGGCGGCGATTGCCTGATTCCACTCTTGCAGTGCCATCTCGATATGTGCCAAGTTGATGTAAAGTGCGCCCAGATTTGCCGTATTTTCGCCTTTTTGGGCAATGGCTATCGCTTTGGTCAGGAGCATTTGTGCCTCTTTGAGCTTGCCGACGCGCTTATAGAGCATGGCAGCATTGCCGTAGTGTGGATAAAGGGCTTTTTCGGGCAGCACTTCATTACCCAATTCGAGTGCTTTTTCTATCAAAACCAACGCCGAATCGTATCTGCCAAGCTGTTTGAAGGTAAGGGCAAGGTTGTTGTAAAAATGAAAAGCCCACTCTTTGCCCACTCTTTCTTTGGCAGAATCGGTCTGATTTTGTAGGTAGGAACGCGCCTTTTCTAAACCCTCGCGATAATAAATAAGTGCTTTTTCATACTCTTTCTGATAACGATAGAGAATCCCTTTGGTATTGAGAACAGAAATGGTTAGTTCCTCATCTTCCAATGCTGCGGCTATCTTTTCGGCTTCTAATACTTGGGCGAAGGCTTTGTCGTAATCGCCCTTCATGCGAAAAGCGATAGCACTATTGAGGGCGGCTTGGGCGATATTTTTGCGTCCTTGTTTTGTTTGGAGATTTGCAAGCGGTCTAATTTTTTCGAAATAAAATAAGGCACTATCATATTGGCTATAATGTTCGACTTTTATTTTTCCTAATTTTAGATATGCGTCTAT
This region includes:
- a CDS encoding gliding motility-associated C-terminal domain-containing protein, coding for MMAETCLNVKVIRDTTENLPPEITTNLDFDPMAGVYRYDSVFVGETVTFPINATDPEGDSLALSFLPFNFSADGRNITFAPTNGFSPLNATFTWQTSCKDLDNPRVAQEFIMDFIVRDFDACGVAENADTLRVVVVLLPRPNLPPLITTDIPNFEAATKTYRDTLTLGVPYQFKIFGDDPNNDKIFITGNGVGFNFADLGIQFTPVEGFPILETEVVWNTPCDLVEKINLGQPIEMRFQIRDENPCENSLNEEIIVILVVMPPNPNNQAPEASTSLVFNPAQERYEIEVEVGQQVNFDVFADDPENNYLLLSGEGVGFNFADFGMEFTDVEGVPQLVSPFKWQTLCEHLEGRNEREFLLRFIATEKVDCQPILADTALVLIRLRYAARPNEAPEVSTSLTFDNAAGLYRVRAEVNQPLTFNVFGDDPDLDFIGLEGYGVGYDLNDLGMQFENSFGQAPLSSPFRWTPACENLGANNRDTTYLVEFLVTDIGNCDRILTDTVRVEILLTPDLRNTPPTIATTLTDSLNGVFIVDVPVGTNISFDLIGDDADNERISLSGFGVGFNLADLGMQFENVEGLPTQSSTFSWTPDCSFLDGASEKTVETLFIVEDETKCGLRASAPLSVRITVRDNIQVENFLPANVFTPNNDGFNDTFRIPNLPLNTCDNPFVGIKIFNRWGVLVFESQDRNFEWDGKGFAAGTYFYLIEFKDQTYKNWVSLLVE
- a CDS encoding DUF3352 domain-containing protein, which produces MNTSTKKKLRKGAFGLFFVAAGLLLLFLVLRYFNLVFVSHEPFRVIPEDAVYMIETENPMEAWQKISESAIWKHLSKQDSLKDVASAAQTLTDFIHEQKEWLQWVAKRDVVISAHLYNQKEYDFLYVVDLPIKIESQFQNLVSPYLKEYGQTLDTASYKAYPLFLFENKADKSVLTVAFIDNLLVCSYTRLLVEAAIDQHFAPYFSDQKQFKMVESNLSNNGIGNLYVNYRYLQNYMQAVLAQDNPYMQSIAEATLFSGGTLKTKENDKQTLLSLDGYSSLNDTLATYLRALALSGNGKITAPRIISQRAAFYFSLTFDNLETFTTNFQSLLKDSDTVQYNSYKRNVERVESFLKISLEEHFFSWVGNEIAVVQTEPHSSGRKANDEFALIIKTKNINEAKKNLQFIADQIRKRSPAKFKTLEHRGHKISFLAIKGFFQFILGKYFDKIEKPYFTIIEDYVIFSNSPTTLQGIIDDYRIRLVLTEDADFQTLFQEFDQSSNFFFYTKTPILMRSMVSMVEPDTWKSMKRNEDYLICFSQFALQLSESRGNFDTRLATLFEMPQEVRQKEQLVLALRREKLDNIPITSQSSLLDRMTAFLGSEQEQTEATEELMGSLQDLLNINPQEMVDISEVGSADFYRIRKTLERTDEEGKRLKFQIRGGKKDGFYRVYQDGKLRISGNYKDDLPDGVWKFYDENGKMIERRRYKNGEEQKLQTKSLF
- a CDS encoding TraB/GumN family protein, which gives rise to MTQKKTLLFALFFFCAFPLQAQLLWEITGKGLTKPSYLYGTMHVSDARAYTHIEKISPYLNTCEVLAGEMDLDIDPNASAAAMMPKMFIKGDTTLKALLDSAQYQEVKTALQAKMPMMVAMMDKIQPIFLVVFLSDAANAKKTASADSSSRPPLDLYLQRKAKEEGKEVIGLETLGEQLDAFTSISLQEQAKLLVESVEGLKNAQENGGKDPTIEKMLDWYAEENLDELQKIATQSSSLQLNENLLLKRNYLMAERIAPKIAEKTHFIAIGAAHLGGEEGVIALLKKEGFEVKPIQ
- a CDS encoding exodeoxyribonuclease III, with the protein product MPTLITYNLNGFRAAVKKGFLEWLEAENPDIVCLQEVKATPKQLEKELAFLANLGYESYFFPAQKAGYSGVAILTKISPKAVVYGMDNPKYDAEGRVLRADFDTFSVVSVYMPSGTSGDSRQDFKYEWLEDFTQYIEALRKTIPNLILSGDYNICHKPIDINFPKKHEKMTGFLPQERAWFDDFINLGWVDAFRVFSQAAEQYTWWSYRSKAREKNLGWRIDYHLVTDSFAPRLQDCQIRSEAVHSDHCPVWLSFV
- the fmt gene encoding methionyl-tRNA formyltransferase; amino-acid sequence: MRIIYMGTPDFAVPSLEILVQNGYKVVGVVTAPDKPAGRGLKVQESEVKQAARRLNLPIFQPTNLKDPDFQAELKALNAHLQIVVAFRMLPEAVWNMPPLGTLNLHASLLPQYRGAAPINWAIINGEKETGLTTFFLQHQIDTGDIILQEKEAIQEDDTAGTLYDRLKIKGAELILKTVRLIEKGDYTLQKQIIKDPESLKPAPKIFTEHTFINFRRKGEDILNFMRGLAPYPMARMRLNDKAYKVFEADFIEDDAPSELMMGEFRTDGKSFLHIRIPDGYLAIQQLQAEGKKKMSISEFLRGNKL
- a CDS encoding tetratricopeptide repeat protein, whose protein sequence is MSKFIALFLGRKKTVGLFWIVLSLFFSLSLRAVPDTLFLQQNITKYYQKHQYDSVMPFLWQLEQAKTLSNIGKIDAYLKLGKIKVEHYSQYDSALFYFEKIRPLANLQTKQGRKNIAQAALNSAIAFRMKGDYDKAFAQVLEAEKIAAALEDEELTISVLNTKGILYRYQKEYEKALIYYREGLEKARSYLQNQTDSAKERVGKEWAFHFYNNLALTFKQLGRYDSALVLIEKALELGNEVLPEKALYPHYGNAAMLYKRVGKLKEAQMLLTKAIAIAQKGENTANLGALYINLAHIEMALQEWNQAIAAAEKGKQLALEAQHKEWIKNAYGTLAEAFAGKKDYQNAYFNLAEKLFWVDSLFGIEKTNAVAQMEVRYETEKKEKEISQQQNQILALDLENERKEKVLISGVGLVLLLLAFGLVLYKKQQAKIKNQALAKEKTELQLKNTLLEQEVLEGQLQYQQQLLARKNQELLSFTILLVQKRQALEEVVGQIEKEDIDAKIKKRIQILTHNEQSFSQEWEEFQRRFEQVYTDFFPRLKRQFPALTPNELRLCALLRLNLSTKEMAVLLNILPDSVNMSRYRLRKKFELNTDENLIDFIMSL